A single window of Oncorhynchus clarkii lewisi isolate Uvic-CL-2024 chromosome 10, UVic_Ocla_1.0, whole genome shotgun sequence DNA harbors:
- the LOC139419402 gene encoding transcription elongation factor SPT4, with amino-acid sequence MALETCPKDLRHLRACLLCSLVKTIDQFEYDGCDNCESYLQMKGNREMVYECTSSSFDGVIAQMSPEDSWVAKWQRISNFKPGVYAVTVTGRLPPGVVRELKSRGVIYKSRDTAVKT; translated from the exons ATGGCGTTGGAAACTTGTCCTAAGGACCTCCGCCATTTGCGGGCATGTCTTCTTTGCTCTCTTGTGAAG ACTATTGACCAGTTTGAATATGATGGCTGTGACAACTGTGAGTCGTACCTTCAGATGAAGGGGAATCGAGAGATGGTCTATGAGTGTACAAGTTCCTCGTTTGATGG GGTCATAGCTCAGATGAGCCCCGAGGACAGCTGGGTGGCCAAGTGGCAAAGAATCA GTAACTTCAAGCCTGGTGTCTATGCTGTGACGGTGACAGGGAGGTTACCTCCAG GGGTGGTGAGAGAGCTGAAGAGCAGAGGAGTGATCTACAAATCCAGAGACACCGCTGTTAAGACATAA
- the LOC139417960 gene encoding heat shock factor protein 5, with translation MELEEERLTIPINPNNFPAKLWRLVNNPKNRSIRWDPCGEGLIIDQQLFESELLSPQKQTFDTTDLFKTTNFTSFNRQLNLYGFRKVVHGPGASEKNDVSSPMDGIKHHFHNPNFKQDHPELLVNLKRLTSKNKAKMEAGLEVNCRPPANRFHRLMANGDGGEERVKVDKRGSMFVGQVKRPSPYQQYHQSRTQPMKDYDRTPIPPRGWIMGHGDAPSPTTFYTDKGIPISVIHRFPSDTSCTVQSSPTTVHIQQGSQSLANSVIPHHAQYRPGFYSPASVCQCCPPGSMNSDCHSAHQTTPSYSHYSYYQPNCPVGFLYPGNQNQDWQSSETQETKKSDVNLDTVFQLVDELHHNSPKIRMVKVETPERQQPVLSTSTSSGPQPITTIHSSPHTVTVSSQLDSSFNSSPVTSRGPIIIAVPGNVPRQGIAITVGGPKAEQPVKREDKPVSVDAYQKCPEEASEYITKVKEIQVLDSDVCSVLHDVTVCSLSLENKHQTAN, from the exons ATGGAGCTCGAAGAGGAACGCCTCACCATCCCCATAAATCCCAACAATTTCCCAGCGAAATTGTGGCGTTTGGTGAATAACCCCAAAAATCGATCGATACGTTGGGATCCCTGTGGTGAGGGTTTGATAATCGACCAGCAGCTATTTGAATCAGAGCTGCTGTCACCCCAGAAACAAACGTTTGACACCACTGACCTTTTCAAAACAACCAACTTTACAAGCTTCAACCGCCAGCTGAATCTTTATGGGTTCAGGAAGGTGGTCCATGGCCCCGGGGCCTCAGAGAAGAATGATGTCTCATCTCCGATGGATGGGATAAAACACCACTTCCACAACCCGAACTTCAAACAAGATCATCCCGAACTGCTGGTGAATCTTAAGAGGCTGACAAGCAAAAACAAGGCGAAGATGGAAGCTGGCCTAGAAGTGAACTGCCGGCCCCCAGCAAATCGTTTCCACCGACTCATGGCaaatggtgatggtggtgaggaGAGAGTTAAAGTAGATAAAAGAG GTTCCATGTTTGTTGGTCAGGTAAAACGTCCATCTCCTTACCAACAGTACCACCAAAGCAGAACCCAGCCCATGAAGGACTATGATCGGACCCCTATCCCACCCCGCGGCTGGATCATGGGTCATGGGGATGCCCCCTCCCCCACCACCTTCTACACAGACAAGGGAATCCCCATATCTGTCATCCACCGGTTCCCTTCAGACACTTCCTGCACTGTGCAGTCCAGTCCGACTACTGTGCACATCCAGCAGGGTTCACAAAGCCTGGCAAACAGCGTGATCCCTCACCATGCTCAGTACCGACCTGGATTCTATTCCCCTG CATCAGTGTGCCAATGCTGCCCCCCAGGCTCAATGAACTCGGACTGCCATAGTGCCCACCAGACAACTCCCTCATACTCCCATTACAGCTATTACCAG CCAAACTGTCCTGTGGGCTTTCTGTATCCTGGCAATCAAAACCAGGACTGGCAGAGCAGTGAAACCCAGGAGACCAAGAAGAGCGATGTCAACCtggacacagtcttccagctaGTGGACGAGTTGCACCACAATTCCCCCAAAATACGCATGGTCAAAGTGGAGACCCCAGAGCGCCAGCAGCCGGTCCTGTCCACCTCTACATCATCAGGGCCCCAGCCCATCACCACCATACACAGCTCCCCTCACACAGTCACTGTCTCCTCCCAGCTTGACTCCTCTTTTAACTCCAGCCCAGTGACTTCACGCGGGCCCATCATTATAGCAGTCCCGGGGAACGTTCCTCGTCAGGGAATAGCCATCACTGTCGGTGGTCCCAAGGCTGAGCAGCCAGTGAAGAGGGAGGACAAACCAGTATCTGTGGATGCCTATCAGAAG TGCCCTGAGGAAGCATCAGAGTACATCACCAAGGTGAAGGAGATCCAGGTGCTGGACTCAGACGTCTGCAGTGTTCTACATGATGTTACTGTCTGCAGCCTCAGCCTGGAGAACAAGCACCAGACAGCAAACTAA